The Scatophagus argus isolate fScaArg1 chromosome 20, fScaArg1.pri, whole genome shotgun sequence genome window below encodes:
- the c20h18orf54 gene encoding lung adenoma susceptibility protein 2 isoform X2: MESSGLVGDFLSPESTVTSLLSSSGHLRSSLLAPERSLTFSYRDKNYDSASAALDAYIADFESSCQESKSLTGRLVLPHSPPSTPSRPRVSTLRNKDVLREHLTDREVDFLNLPVSSLHHSDNRDRLSMTTDELLSIPYDGSMPVTHTSAFIQGLLSQSGASQPLPSSSRLIHRDWGRLSSSHAAPRLSHHQPHSARTIRTSRGRPEAAMLKAEVDVSSVSCYRSAHRAARSEWAGPSSSLHLPHWFTSNKTDMDCSGITSVPDLKYPAWIQHCDLSEPLPPPTESQLWSDHGVLPPAARKPGVPSWVAELEDDYGEHTSAQADSQQTLRDLRLQFAEQISLLAAEKKSSDIVETLFRDDRIESLIQKADQVLNSLSQSSGGADSPVDPAETSTQPKTQVVPADCVEEDIGLLNTEERSLCSCSERLHCHPVTLESAGAGGTADAMANRGTRALFCSLHGNSMFKQPGPVEALKQILFRLQAVEAELQRKQQASVAPTLTDSLQTEETPVKQRPEAEAELESFPGGASLQRALHHLSRLKELVEEPREKNCEEEEEKDDDEGRYSSSSIDGLICTQQKSS, encoded by the exons atGGAGTCCAGCGGCTTGGTTGGTGATTTTCTGTCTCCAGAGTCGACAGTAACCTCCCTGCTGTCAAGCTCAGGCCACCTGAGGAGCAGCCTCCTGGCTCCTGAACGCAGCCTCACCTTCAGCTACAGAGACAAG AACTATGACTCAGCCTCTGCAGCACTGGATGCCTACATCGCAGACTTTGAGAGCAGTTGTCAGGAAAGCAAGTCATTGACAGGAAGGCTCGTTCTGCCGCACAGTCCGCCGTCTACGCCGAGTAGACCCAGAGTGAGCACGCTCAGAAACAAGGATG TTCTCAGGGAGCatttgacagacagagaggtggacTTCCTGAACCTCCCTGTCAGCTCCCTTCATCACAGTGACAACAGAGACAGACTCTCCATGACAACAGACGAGCTGCTGTCTATCCCGTACGACGGTTCAATGCCTGTCACCCACACTTCCGCCTTCATCCAAG GGCTCTTGTCTCAGTCTGGAGCCTCCCagcccctcccctcctcttccagACTAATTCACAGAGACTGGGGCAGACTCAGCAGCAGCCATGCTGCCCCTCGACTCAGCCACCACCAGCCCCATTCAGCCAGGACTATCAGGACCTCCAG AGGAAGACCAGAGGCAGCCATGTTGAAAGCAGAAGTTGACGTCTCCTCAGTCAGCTGTTATAGG TCTGCACACAGGGCAGCACGGTCAGAGTGGGCAGGGCCTTCCTCATCACTCCACCTTCCTCATTGGTTCACCAGCAACAAGACTGACATGGACTGTTCTGGAATCACCAGCGTGCCGGACTTGAAGTATCCAGCCTGGATCCAACACTGTGACCTTAGTGAGCCGCTGCCACCGCCCACTGAGTCACAGCTGTGGAGTGACCACG gTGTTCTTCCACCTGCAGCTCGCAAACCCGGAGTGCCATCCTGGGTGGCAGAGCTGGAGGATGATTATGGCGAACATACATCTGCACAA gctGACAGCCAGCAGACTCTCAGAGATCTGAGGCTTCAGTTTGCTGAACAGATTTCTCTGCTtgctgctgaaaagaaaagctctGACATCGTGGAAACTCTGttcagag ATGACAGGATTGAGTCTCTGATCCAGAAGGCAGACCAGGTATTGAACTCTTTGTCTCAGAGTTCTGGAGGAGCAGACAGTCCTGTAGACCCAGCTGAGACCAGTACTCAACCTAAGACACAAG TCGTGCCGGCTGACTGTGTTGAAGAAGATATCGGTCTACTGAACACAGAGGAGCGGTcgctctgcagctgctctgagCGGCTACACTGTCATCCCGTCACTCT GGAGTCAGCAGGAGCGGGAGGCACCGCAGACGCTATGGCTAACAGAGGAACTCGG GCTCTGTTCTGCAGTCTACATGGGAACAGCATGTTTAAGCAGCCTGGTCCAGTGGAGGCTctgaaacagattttgttcAGACTGCAGGCAGTGGAGGCAGAGCTTCAGCGGAAACAGCAGGCATCAGTAGCTCCAACACTCACTGACAGTCTACAGACAGAGGAGACTCCAGTGAAACAG aggCCTGAAGCTGAAGCAGAGCTGGAAAGTTTTCCTGGCGGAGCGTCCCTACAGAG AGCCCTGCATCACCTGAGCCGTCTGAAGGAACTGGTGGAAGAACCCAGGGAGAAAAactgtgaggaagaggaggagaaggatgaCGATGAAGGACGCTACTCCTCTTCATCTATTGACGGACTCATCTGTACGCAGCAGAAATCCTCCTGA
- the c20h18orf54 gene encoding lung adenoma susceptibility protein 2 isoform X1, giving the protein MESSGLVGDFLSPESTVTSLLSSSGHLRSSLLAPERSLTFSYRDKNYDSASAALDAYIADFESSCQESKSLTGRLVLPHSPPSTPSRPRVSTLRNKDVLREHLTDREVDFLNLPVSSLHHSDNRDRLSMTTDELLSIPYDGSMPVTHTSAFIQGLLSQSGASQPLPSSSRLIHRDWGRLSSSHAAPRLSHHQPHSARTIRTSRNRGRPEAAMLKAEVDVSSVSCYRSAHRAARSEWAGPSSSLHLPHWFTSNKTDMDCSGITSVPDLKYPAWIQHCDLSEPLPPPTESQLWSDHGVLPPAARKPGVPSWVAELEDDYGEHTSAQADSQQTLRDLRLQFAEQISLLAAEKKSSDIVETLFRDDRIESLIQKADQVLNSLSQSSGGADSPVDPAETSTQPKTQVVPADCVEEDIGLLNTEERSLCSCSERLHCHPVTLESAGAGGTADAMANRGTRALFCSLHGNSMFKQPGPVEALKQILFRLQAVEAELQRKQQASVAPTLTDSLQTEETPVKQRPEAEAELESFPGGASLQRALHHLSRLKELVEEPREKNCEEEEEKDDDEGRYSSSSIDGLICTQQKSS; this is encoded by the exons atGGAGTCCAGCGGCTTGGTTGGTGATTTTCTGTCTCCAGAGTCGACAGTAACCTCCCTGCTGTCAAGCTCAGGCCACCTGAGGAGCAGCCTCCTGGCTCCTGAACGCAGCCTCACCTTCAGCTACAGAGACAAG AACTATGACTCAGCCTCTGCAGCACTGGATGCCTACATCGCAGACTTTGAGAGCAGTTGTCAGGAAAGCAAGTCATTGACAGGAAGGCTCGTTCTGCCGCACAGTCCGCCGTCTACGCCGAGTAGACCCAGAGTGAGCACGCTCAGAAACAAGGATG TTCTCAGGGAGCatttgacagacagagaggtggacTTCCTGAACCTCCCTGTCAGCTCCCTTCATCACAGTGACAACAGAGACAGACTCTCCATGACAACAGACGAGCTGCTGTCTATCCCGTACGACGGTTCAATGCCTGTCACCCACACTTCCGCCTTCATCCAAG GGCTCTTGTCTCAGTCTGGAGCCTCCCagcccctcccctcctcttccagACTAATTCACAGAGACTGGGGCAGACTCAGCAGCAGCCATGCTGCCCCTCGACTCAGCCACCACCAGCCCCATTCAGCCAGGACTATCAGGACCTCCAG GAACAGAGGAAGACCAGAGGCAGCCATGTTGAAAGCAGAAGTTGACGTCTCCTCAGTCAGCTGTTATAGG TCTGCACACAGGGCAGCACGGTCAGAGTGGGCAGGGCCTTCCTCATCACTCCACCTTCCTCATTGGTTCACCAGCAACAAGACTGACATGGACTGTTCTGGAATCACCAGCGTGCCGGACTTGAAGTATCCAGCCTGGATCCAACACTGTGACCTTAGTGAGCCGCTGCCACCGCCCACTGAGTCACAGCTGTGGAGTGACCACG gTGTTCTTCCACCTGCAGCTCGCAAACCCGGAGTGCCATCCTGGGTGGCAGAGCTGGAGGATGATTATGGCGAACATACATCTGCACAA gctGACAGCCAGCAGACTCTCAGAGATCTGAGGCTTCAGTTTGCTGAACAGATTTCTCTGCTtgctgctgaaaagaaaagctctGACATCGTGGAAACTCTGttcagag ATGACAGGATTGAGTCTCTGATCCAGAAGGCAGACCAGGTATTGAACTCTTTGTCTCAGAGTTCTGGAGGAGCAGACAGTCCTGTAGACCCAGCTGAGACCAGTACTCAACCTAAGACACAAG TCGTGCCGGCTGACTGTGTTGAAGAAGATATCGGTCTACTGAACACAGAGGAGCGGTcgctctgcagctgctctgagCGGCTACACTGTCATCCCGTCACTCT GGAGTCAGCAGGAGCGGGAGGCACCGCAGACGCTATGGCTAACAGAGGAACTCGG GCTCTGTTCTGCAGTCTACATGGGAACAGCATGTTTAAGCAGCCTGGTCCAGTGGAGGCTctgaaacagattttgttcAGACTGCAGGCAGTGGAGGCAGAGCTTCAGCGGAAACAGCAGGCATCAGTAGCTCCAACACTCACTGACAGTCTACAGACAGAGGAGACTCCAGTGAAACAG aggCCTGAAGCTGAAGCAGAGCTGGAAAGTTTTCCTGGCGGAGCGTCCCTACAGAG AGCCCTGCATCACCTGAGCCGTCTGAAGGAACTGGTGGAAGAACCCAGGGAGAAAAactgtgaggaagaggaggagaaggatgaCGATGAAGGACGCTACTCCTCTTCATCTATTGACGGACTCATCTGTACGCAGCAGAAATCCTCCTGA
- the LOC124051997 gene encoding sperm-associated antigen 16 protein, translated as MSARRNESAKEEDKETFSEEEEDFEEAMREAASSIASTSKPGPSKPRIITRIPEAVDDFLRNFLRRAGLSRTLNCFETEWYSSAQKLLAESLPMAATGVFFIPDALTHNQLLQSELKAVRRETGLLKQEVLVAGESLVRMQRERDFHRLQYRRVAEDKNRLIEDFKQLKTHLESYEPALRQLDDKYQAALRQKMLISLQKERVQNATGAKLNREKSQIKKERSIERSNSADKSEAKSPTDRHPKDTEFPVCSRLVNSHLAQGNSEKVKSLSSFSLSCSIRAHKLPISCIDLHPRKRILASASDDCTWKLWALPANGEKVGQMVLTGEGHSDWLSACSFHPDGTKLATTSGDSMVRLWDFSLGCCVLTLSGHTQPTWGCSFHSCGHFLASCSADRTAKLWDLNSQRCRLTLRHHTVSVNTVCFLPFSNLLLTASADKTLAMWDARLGICTAALRGHQHPCNHAAFSLAGSLLASCDSSGSINLWDIRKPVVPVATINAGPLAANQVAFSPSGKTLAVASSDSLVRLVEVDSRVASSLSGHSDSVQSVTFDHKGETVISAGSDGLINIWL; from the exons ATGTCAGCAAGGAGAAATGAAAGTGCAaaggaggaagacaaggagaccttctcagaggaggaggaggactttgAGGAGGCGATGAGGGAGGCTGCCTCCTCCATTGCTTCCACAAGCAAACCTGGACCATCTAAACCACGAATCATAACCAGAATTCCCGAGGCAGTGGACGACTTCCTGAGGAACTTTCTGCGCAGAGCCGGCCTAAGCCGAACTCTGAACTGCTTTGAGACGGAGTGGTACAGTTCAGCTCAGAAACTCCTGGCAGAAAGTCTACCGATGGCAGCGACAGGTGTCTTCTTCATCCCTGacgctctcacacacaaccAGCTCCTCCAGAGTGAGCTGAAGGCGGTCCGGAGGGAGACGGGCTTGTTGAAACAGGAGGTGCTGGTCGCAGGGGAGAGCCTGGTGAGgatgcaaagagagagagatttccACCGCCTGCAGTACCGACGAGTTGCGGAGGACAAAAACAGGCTGATCGAGGACTTCAAACAGCTGAAGACGCACCTGGAGTCCTACGAGCCGGCTCTGAGACAGCTGGACGACAAATACCAAGCGGCACTGAGGCAGAAAATGCTCATCAGTTTACAAAAGGAACGAGTTCAAAACGCAACAGGAGCTAAACTAAATCGggaaaaatcacaaataaagaaagagagaagcatCGAAAGGAGCAACAGCGCAGATAAATCAGAAGCAAAAAGCCCTACAGACAGGCATCCAAAGGACACGGAGTTTCCCGTCTGCAGCAGGCTGGTCAACTCTCACCTGGCTCAGGGGAATtctgaaaaagtgaaaagccTCAGTTCATTCAGCTTGTCCTGCTCCATCAGGGCCCACAAGCTTCCCATCAGCTGTATCGACCTCCACCCACGGAAACGCATCCTCGCCTCCGCCAGTGATGACTGCACCTGGAAGCTGTGGGCGCTGCCAGCCAACGGAGAAAAG gttggTCAGATGGTACTGACAGGTGAGGgtcactctgattggctgtctgcCTGCAGTTTTCACCCCGATGGAACAAAACTGGCAACAACCAGTGGCGACTCTATG GTGCGGCTCTGGGACTTCTCTCTTGGCTGCTGCGTGTTGACGCTGTCAGGTCACACCCAGCCCACCTGGGGCTGCTCCTTCCACTCTTGTGGTCACTTTCTGGCTTCTTGCTCTGCGGACAGAACAGCCAAGCTGTGGGACCTGAACAGCCAGCGCTGCCGCCTCACCCTGCGTCACCACACCGTCTCCGTCAACACCGTCTGCTTCCTGCCATTCTCTAACCTGCTCCTCACCGCCTCAGCTGACAAAACCCTCGCAATGTGGGACGCCCGGCTGGGGATCTGCACCGCTGCTCTCCGTGGACACCAGCACCCCTGCAACCATGCTGCCTTCAGCCTGGCGGGGAGCCTCCTGGCATCATGTGACTCCAGCGGCAGCATCAACCTGTGGGACATCAGGAAACCTGTGGTGCCTGTGGCGACAATAAATGCTGGGCCGCTGGCCGCCAACCAGGTGGCGTTCAGCCCATCGGGGAAGACACTGGCTGTTGCTAGCAGTGACAGTCTGGTCAGATTGGTGGAGGTGGATTCCCGCGTGGCGAGCAGCCTGTCGGGACACAGCGATAGTGTGCAGAGTGTGACGTTCGACCACAAGGGGGAGACTGTGATTTCAGCAGGGAGTGATGGACTGATTAACATCTGGTTGTGa